A genomic region of Bacteroidota bacterium contains the following coding sequences:
- a CDS encoding thiamine pyrophosphate-dependent enzyme, translating into MFQNQTIERSSVELTKEDFMSDQMVKWCPGCGSHAILASLEKVFPKIGYRKENFMMVSGIGCAARLPYYLNTYGIHGIHGRATAIATGVKIANPHLSVWLATGDGDAMAIGGNHLIHMIRRNLDVNLLLFNNQIYALTKGQYSPTTPMGQITKTSPQ; encoded by the coding sequence ATGTTTCAAAATCAAACTATAGAACGTTCGAGCGTAGAACTCACCAAAGAAGATTTCATGAGCGACCAGATGGTAAAATGGTGCCCCGGCTGCGGTTCCCATGCCATCCTGGCTTCTCTGGAAAAGGTATTTCCCAAGATAGGATACAGAAAAGAGAACTTCATGATGGTATCTGGAATCGGATGTGCAGCAAGACTTCCATATTACCTCAACACTTACGGCATCCATGGCATTCATGGCCGTGCCACAGCAATAGCCACCGGGGTAAAAATTGCCAATCCTCATCTGAGCGTATGGCTTGCCACCGGTGATGGCGATGCCATGGCTATAGGCGGTAATCACCTGATACACATGATCAGGAGAAACCTGGATGTAAATTTATTGCTATTCAACAATCAGATTTATGCGCTGACCAAAGGCCAGTATTCCCCTACCACCCCCATGGGACAAATTACGAAAACCTCCCCTCAG
- a CDS encoding 2-oxoacid:acceptor oxidoreductase subunit alpha has translation MENSKKKVIEEAVVKFVGDSGDGMQLTGTIFSESAALSGNDISTFPDYPAEIRAPHNTIAGVSGFQAHIGRYKLRTTGDLCDILVAMNPASLKANLKWAKKGGTLIVDSDTFDEKALGSCNYQSNPLEDGSLKNYSLIKVPMSSHALETGKKLNFENKVAEKSKNMYALGIISFLFNSKLDILYNTLDKKFSKKPEIAELNKKVLEAGYKYAQDSKLFPTTYEIPPAEMEKGRYRNVTGDMAAAWGLIAASEKSGRPLFLGSYPITPATDIIIELAKHKSLGVKVFQAEDEIAGVCSAIGASYAGSLAVTSTSGPGFSLKSEALGLAVMTELPLVVVDVQRGGPSTGLPTKSEQSDLLQALYGRNGECPLMVMAASSSAQCFYATYQAAKVAMEHMTPVIILMDGFLANGSELFKIPKMADMPAITPPLAQPNDPEYKPYRRDEKTFVRQWALPGMEGLRHRVGGLEKEDIYGNVSTDPQNHQKMVDFRAAKIAKIADSLPLQEISGPDEGDLLVVSWGSTKGAVLSAVLELQKKGLKISHTNFEYIMPLPKNTPEVFSKFRKIVVCELNSGQFAGYLRALHPQYQYLQYNKIQGLPFTVSELVSEFTKILEEK, from the coding sequence ATGGAAAATTCAAAAAAGAAAGTGATCGAAGAGGCAGTTGTCAAGTTTGTAGGGGATTCCGGAGATGGGATGCAGCTTACAGGTACTATTTTTTCGGAATCAGCAGCATTATCGGGAAATGATATTTCAACTTTTCCGGACTATCCGGCCGAAATAAGGGCTCCACATAACACCATTGCAGGAGTATCGGGATTTCAAGCACACATAGGAAGGTATAAATTAAGGACCACCGGTGATTTATGCGATATCCTGGTAGCGATGAATCCTGCCTCCCTTAAAGCCAATCTGAAATGGGCAAAAAAAGGAGGCACACTGATAGTTGATTCAGACACTTTCGACGAAAAAGCTTTGGGAAGTTGCAATTATCAATCCAATCCCTTGGAAGATGGAAGTTTAAAAAATTACAGCCTGATTAAGGTTCCCATGTCCTCGCATGCCTTGGAAACAGGGAAAAAGCTTAATTTTGAAAATAAGGTTGCAGAAAAAAGCAAGAATATGTACGCCCTGGGGATAATCAGTTTCCTGTTTAACAGTAAACTCGATATTCTCTATAATACCTTAGACAAAAAATTCAGCAAGAAACCGGAAATTGCCGAATTAAATAAAAAAGTCCTGGAAGCCGGCTATAAATATGCCCAGGATTCCAAATTATTCCCCACCACTTATGAAATACCTCCCGCAGAGATGGAAAAGGGGAGATACAGAAATGTCACCGGAGATATGGCAGCTGCCTGGGGATTGATTGCAGCTTCAGAAAAATCGGGAAGGCCATTGTTTTTAGGCTCTTACCCCATCACCCCTGCCACGGACATCATTATCGAACTGGCCAAACACAAATCGCTGGGCGTAAAAGTTTTCCAGGCGGAAGATGAAATAGCCGGTGTTTGTTCGGCCATCGGGGCCAGCTATGCCGGATCACTGGCTGTAACTTCCACATCAGGCCCGGGATTTTCGCTGAAAAGCGAAGCCCTTGGACTGGCGGTCATGACCGAGCTGCCGCTGGTGGTTGTTGATGTACAGCGCGGAGGGCCTTCAACAGGATTACCAACAAAATCCGAACAATCCGATTTACTGCAGGCATTATACGGGAGAAATGGAGAATGCCCGTTGATGGTTATGGCGGCTTCCTCTTCGGCACAATGTTTTTACGCCACTTATCAGGCCGCCAAAGTGGCCATGGAGCACATGACTCCGGTTATCATACTGATGGACGGTTTCCTGGCCAACGGCTCCGAATTGTTCAAAATACCGAAAATGGCAGATATGCCCGCCATTACTCCTCCCCTTGCCCAGCCCAATGACCCGGAATACAAACCTTACAGAAGGGATGAAAAGACTTTTGTAAGGCAATGGGCTTTACCCGGTATGGAAGGCCTGCGCCACCGCGTTGGTGGCCTTGAAAAAGAAGACATTTACGGAAATGTATCCACCGATCCACAAAATCATCAAAAAATGGTGGATTTCAGGGCTGCAAAAATAGCCAAGATAGCTGACAGTCTTCCTTTGCAGGAAATAAGCGGCCCGGATGAAGGCGATTTGCTGGTTGTAAGCTGGGGCAGCACAAAAGGAGCTGTTCTATCAGCTGTATTGGAACTTCAAAAGAAAGGGCTTAAAATAAGCCACACAAATTTTGAATATATCATGCCTCTGCCCAAAAACACTCCGGAGGTATTTTCAAAGTTCAGGAAAATTGTGGTCTGTGAATTAAATTCAGGGCAATTTGCCGGTTACCTCAGGGCACTTCATCCACAATATCAATATCTGCAATATAATAAAATTCAAGGATTACCTTTTACCGTGTCAGAACTGGTAAGTGAATTCACTAAAATACTGGAGGAAAAATAA